The genomic DNA TCAGTGTATTCATTAAAGTGTAAGTGGTTCAAGGATTCTTCAATTTAATTCTGAGCTTTCTAGTGATTTTTGATGCTTTTGGATGGCATGCAcgtctcttgttgttgttgttgctatcaGACTGTGCGACTTCAATCCAGTTTAGAACACTGAGAATCAGAGATGGTGGTACTTTCTTAACGTCTGCATCATCATCAGGGCCTTTAGATTTCTTCATACCTTTCTCCAGAGCCATTTCGATGAAGTCCATGAACCAGTTTGCAGCTTCGTCCTCAATCTCCTTTGCCAACCTGATCGTGTTGCCTATCCCTCCACAAGCTGGGTTCTTGTTCTCATCATTTGATCTTAATGACCCTTCACTCTGCTGCTTCAGAATAATCCGCCTCTTTGATCTCCTTTTCTCCTGATCGATTGAATTATACGCTATTTCATGCAGGATTGAACaagactcttcttctcttggtttCTGAGTCTCggttcttgtgtttttgttgttctgtGACTTGTTCTCTGCTTCAATGGATGTGATTTCGGTTACAGTTTGTGCCATCTCCTGGTGAAACTGCATGAATTTCTCAAAGCACGCAGAGGGGGATTCAGCTTTGGCTGATTTGCTCAGATTAGCAAACGTCCTGTCCCAGAAAAAAAACACCACATCAACACATAACATTCAAACTCAAATCCGATTAAAAAAGCGTACGCAAAGAACGATTTAGCCATTGTTTTATATACTTGATATGACGGACAACTGTTTCCGTAGCTGTAGCCTCGCGCAATGCCTGAAGTGCAATCTTCTGAGCTGTCTCCCGAAGCTGAGTTGCTTCCTATATCAACCAAAGTAACACCAAAGAAGATTTTGAGTAACAACTTAAACTACCAAGAAAGATGAGCTACAAGAATACAAATCAACCTTGCTGAGTGTGTTGAGCCTTCCTAGCAGATTAGTGTCTTTCTCAGGTTTAATCATTTCCTGTCTTAAGGAAGTCGACCTCTTCGAGGTGGACAAGGGAACAACAACATCTTCTTGAGACTCTGCAATCAAGAAACAAGCTCTGTCTTGAACAAACCACACTGTATGATCAACAGAATGTTAAAAGCAAAGGAGCACAAAATCCAATACCTAAAGAGAATTTGAAAGGACTAATAAGAAGAGAAGCTGATGTATTATTATTCGTTTTGGTCTCTCTATCACAAACACTTCTACTTCTCGGAAACTTCGAAGCCGACGGAACAGCACAACTCTTCCTCAGCATCGCCGTCGCCGGATTCTCACCACCTTCCATTCTCCCTAAAACCCCTCCGCCGAAAGAGCATCTCACTCCGCGTCCTCTTCTGATCGGAGACGCCGCGAATCTAGCTGAAGCAGACCTCTTCGCCGGCGTGGAATGTTCAAAATCCAATGGCATTGGTTTCACAACGAACGGAGACGAAACGTCGACGTTTTGTCCCCAAGACCCTCTTCTCGGCTTCGACACAGTCTCTTGTTCGGCTTTTCCTTTCAAACCCATCATCAACGGCTCCGGCGTCCCGAGCAACGGGTGTCGACCAGGGATTGGCTTAGCGCCTTTTATAACAGGAACAGGGGATCCAGGTTCGAGGCGATCAACGTAGATAAACTGACCAAGCTGGAGCTTGTTGCTGAGAACAGCGTCGTCTTGGTCCGAAGGAAGAGAGACGTAGATCGAGTTAGAGGAATCAGAGACTTTGATGAGAAACCCTTGTTTAGGCTCCAGTGACTTCTCGTCGAGACCGATGGGGACGATATCCGTGACTTGTAACATAGAGCTCCGGTGCTCTCTGGTTGGTTTGATTCCTGTTTTCATACCGTCGATTAGTTTTTGAAGGATTCCAGGTGCTAAAGCTGCCATTTTTGTCGACCTAATTGATCAAGAACGAGCAATTCAGAAAATTTCAAGAACTGGGTGTTTGGATTGGAGAAGAGACTAATGACTTTGAgatgagaagaaggagatgatcTTAAGGATTTGCAGTTGCTAGAGAGCCAACGGTTactagtagtagaagaagaagggaaagataaaaaaaaagcaaacttttTTGAATCATGGCCCTTTGTTTTTGGGACGTTACAACGGTCGAAATTGCTGGTAGATCTGTGTCGCAATTATATTCTAATTTATATCCGTGATCATTTTGTTTTACACTTTTACTAGGCTATAACTGCCACTCTTTGCAATAATGCTGAGTTTGGACGTTTGATGACATACTTGGCTAATTTTGAGGAACCATTCATATGCTAATACCACTAACATAATAGTATTTGGTGGTTGGACAGTGAATAGTTGGTGTAACAGATAAGCATTGTATGATTGGgactacaaaattacaagaAAGTCGAACTGTTTCAGTCACTTTTAGGTCGTCTATGACAATGTCTTAATTGGTTTTGGTAAGGGAACATGAACAACTTTAGCAAAATGACTAGTTTCTTTCCAGGCAAAAGTGACTCATCAACTGAAGATGATaattgtataaacaaaaaaagaacaaagtaGGCCTTAGAAGAAAACAAGGGTCTGTCATTCTTTCCGCTACTTTTTGATATCTTCAACCTCTCAGAAAACAAACTGCAAAATACCCCGCGATGAAATGAAACAAGT from Camelina sativa cultivar DH55 chromosome 7, Cs, whole genome shotgun sequence includes the following:
- the LOC104701672 gene encoding uncharacterized protein LOC104701672, giving the protein MAALAPGILQKLIDGMKTGIKPTREHRSSMLQVTDIVPIGLDEKSLEPKQGFLIKVSDSSNSIYVSLPSDQDDAVLSNKLQLGQFIYVDRLEPGSPVPVIKGAKPIPGRHPLLGTPEPLMMGLKGKAEQETVSKPRRGSWGQNVDVSSPFVVKPMPLDFEHSTPAKRSASARFAASPIRRGRGVRCSFGGGVLGRMEGGENPATAMLRKSCAVPSASKFPRSRSVCDRETKTNNNTSASLLISPFKFSLESQEDVVVPLSTSKRSTSLRQEMIKPEKDTNLLGRLNTLSKEATQLRETAQKIALQALREATATETVVRHIKTFANLSKSAKAESPSACFEKFMQFHQEMAQTVTEITSIEAENKSQNNKNTRTETQKPREEESCSILHEIAYNSIDQEKRRSKRRIILKQQSEGSLRSNDENKNPACGGIGNTIRLAKEIEDEAANWFMDFIEMALEKGMKKSKGPDDDADVKKVPPSLILSVLNWIEVAQSDSNNNNKRRACHPKASKITRKLRIKLKNP